A single region of the Asterias amurensis chromosome 19, ASM3211899v1 genome encodes:
- the LOC139951252 gene encoding uncharacterized protein, translating into MEVKVQCVLTVMCVTVCLAAFIRASSADAICQPDEFCLGRRYRNTVQTCVCPDEVHELDGLLVAIPTKCQYDSRQRHFLCRPKVKYEDGFPGSFITRLFNGFTNKRR; encoded by the exons ATGGAAGTAAAAGTCCAGTGTGTTCTAACAGTTATGTGTGTTACAGTCTGTCTAGCGGCATTCATACGTGCAAGTTCGGCGGACGCAATC TGTCAACCAGACGAGTTCTGCCTCGGTAGACGCTACAGAAACACCGTCCAGACGTGCGTCTGCCCCGACGAGGTTCACGAACTGGACGGTCTTTTAGTCGCCATTCCAACCAAATGCCAATACGACTCTCGCCAACGTCACTTCCTGTGTAGGCCAAAGGTCAAATATGAAG ATGGATTTCCTGGTAGTTTCATCACGAGACTCTTCAATGGTTTCACCAACAAGAGGCGGTAA